From one Dermacentor variabilis isolate Ectoservices chromosome 3, ASM5094787v1, whole genome shotgun sequence genomic stretch:
- the LOC142576216 gene encoding uncharacterized protein LOC142576216, with protein sequence MASSFAILLLVILSLCSHLNEVLGDEAGGSSVSSSSSSPSKGARTLDKLNAGEYIRGLGGRRGLDKISGGELLRSADDVQFLRSLVLSYALRGLSPSSIGSGSRRGLDRIGGGEYIREAGAFPIGAGLTKRFDSLSGLTFGGDQLRLHKRGYGHGEFDEIDHAGWPGFYKRNFDEIDRNGFEGFNKRNFDEIDRTGFEGFYKRSAARKK encoded by the exons GAGGTGCTGGGTGACGAAGCTGGTGGCAGTTCCGTttcctcctcgtcgtcgtcgccgtccaAGGGGGCCCGCACGCTGGACAAGCTGAACGCCGGCGAATACATCCGCGGGCtgggcggccgccgcggcctcgACAAAATCAGCGGCGGAGAGTTGCTGCGTTCTGCCGACGACGTCCAGTTTCTCCGGTCCCTGGTGCTGTCGTACGCACTGCGAGGTCTCTCTCCCTCATCGATCGGCTCAGGTTCTCGCCGAGGCCTGGACAGGATCGGCGGCGGCGAGTACATCCGCGAAGCGGGTGCTTTCCCGATTGGTGCTGGACTGACCAAAAG GTTTGACTCCTTAAGCGGATTGACCTTCGGCGGCGACCAGCTACGCCTCCACAAGCGCGGATATGGCCACGGCGAGTTCGATGAAATTGATCACGCCGGATGGCCTGGTTTTTACAAGCGCAACTTCGACGAGATCGACAGAAATGGCTTCGAAGGTTTCAACAAACGCAACTTTGACGAGATCGATCGAACTGGATTTGAAGGGTTCTACAAGCGTTCGGCCGCTCGGAAAAAATAA